From Nitratidesulfovibrio vulgaris str. Hildenborough, a single genomic window includes:
- the dnaJ gene encoding molecular chaperone DnaJ, translating into MSQRDYYEVLGVARDASEDDIKRAYRKLALQYHPDRNPDDPEAEQKFKEAAEAYDVLRDGEKRARYDRFGHAGVGNGGGFGQGFSSNEDIFAHFSDIFGDLFGFAGAAGGRSRGPRPQAGSDLRYNLTISFRQAAKGDEVTLRLPKSVPCDECGGSGAAPGTRPETCRHCGGAGQIRQSQGFFQIAMPCPVCRGEGTVITSPCPKCKGSGQTQQVKELSVRIPAGVDTGNRLRLRGEGEPGIHGGPAGDLYVVISVEDDKTFRRQGQDLVVTREISFVQASLGDRIDVPTLDDDITLDIPAGTQSGEVFRLVDKGLPYLGHGHTGDLLVEIRVVTPTRLTKKQEELLREFALLDEEKPLEKVKKMARKIGKAMGMD; encoded by the coding sequence ATGAGCCAGAGAGATTACTACGAAGTTCTCGGTGTCGCGCGCGACGCGTCAGAGGACGACATCAAGCGCGCCTACCGGAAGCTGGCCCTCCAGTACCACCCCGACCGCAACCCCGACGACCCCGAGGCCGAACAGAAGTTCAAAGAGGCCGCCGAGGCGTACGACGTGTTGCGTGACGGTGAGAAACGCGCCCGTTACGACCGCTTCGGTCATGCGGGTGTGGGCAACGGCGGCGGCTTCGGTCAGGGCTTCTCGTCCAACGAAGACATCTTCGCCCACTTCAGCGACATCTTCGGCGACCTGTTCGGCTTCGCCGGGGCCGCTGGCGGGCGTTCGCGCGGCCCCCGGCCTCAGGCCGGTTCAGACCTGCGCTACAACCTGACCATCTCGTTCAGGCAGGCCGCCAAGGGCGACGAAGTCACCCTGCGGTTGCCCAAGAGCGTCCCTTGCGACGAGTGCGGCGGCAGCGGTGCGGCACCCGGCACCCGGCCCGAGACCTGCCGTCACTGCGGCGGCGCGGGCCAGATTCGCCAGAGTCAGGGTTTCTTCCAGATTGCCATGCCCTGCCCCGTATGCCGTGGCGAGGGCACCGTCATCACCTCTCCCTGCCCCAAGTGCAAAGGTTCCGGGCAGACGCAGCAGGTCAAGGAACTTTCGGTTCGCATCCCCGCCGGAGTGGACACGGGCAACCGCCTGCGTCTGCGTGGCGAAGGCGAACCGGGCATCCATGGCGGGCCTGCAGGCGACCTGTATGTCGTCATCAGCGTCGAGGACGACAAGACCTTCCGCCGTCAGGGGCAGGACCTTGTCGTCACCCGCGAGATTTCCTTCGTACAGGCGTCGCTGGGCGACCGCATAGACGTGCCCACGCTCGACGATGACATCACCCTCGACATTCCCGCCGGCACCCAGAGTGGCGAGGTCTTCCGCCTTGTCGACAAGGGGCTGCCCTACCTCGGGCACGGCCACACCGGCGACCTGCTTGTCGAGATCCGCGTCGTGACCCCCACACGGCTCACCAAGAAGCAGGAGGAACTCCTGCGCGAGTTCGCCCTGCTCGACGAGGAGAAGCCGCTGGAGAAGGTCAAGAAGATGGCCCGCAAGATAGGCAAGGCCATGGGCATGGACTGA
- the greA gene encoding transcription elongation factor GreA translates to MSSIPISVEGFKQLEKELDRLKKERPGVIQAIKEAREEGDLSENAGYDAARERQGMLEARIKYIESRMAQFNVIDLDTISGDKVMFGATVKIEDLESGEEKEYTLLGPDEADYAKGSISVQSPVARAMLGKEEGDEIVVDAPRGKIHYEIVSIRFLGTKGQQR, encoded by the coding sequence ATGAGCAGCATTCCTATTTCCGTCGAAGGCTTCAAGCAGCTTGAAAAAGAGCTGGACCGTCTCAAGAAGGAACGCCCCGGCGTCATTCAGGCCATCAAGGAAGCACGCGAAGAGGGCGACCTGAGCGAAAACGCCGGCTACGACGCCGCGCGTGAACGTCAGGGGATGCTCGAGGCCCGCATCAAGTACATCGAATCGCGCATGGCGCAGTTCAATGTCATCGACCTCGACACCATCTCCGGCGACAAGGTCATGTTCGGCGCCACGGTGAAGATAGAAGACCTCGAATCCGGCGAAGAGAAGGAGTACACCCTTCTTGGCCCCGACGAGGCCGACTACGCCAAGGGCTCCATCTCCGTGCAGTCGCCCGTGGCCCGCGCCATGCTCGGCAAGGAGGAGGGTGACGAAATCGTGGTGGACGCTCCGCGCGGCAAGATCCATTACGAGATCGTCTCCATACGCTTTCTGGGCACCAAGGGTCAGCAGCGTTAG
- a CDS encoding efflux transporter outer membrane subunit: MPESPHRPHPDRSPSGRHSTFTRLLRACLTPVLLLTLLTACAKVGPDFSAPGGDVPDVWQDASHPVASSDADVDGTWWNTFNDPVLDSLVTEARSANLSLHLAALRVFEARARLGAAVGNLYPQTQQGTGGLTWTHPSDRAPTAPQPTTGRDNPDYVQTSAGLDVAWELDFWGKFRRGIEAADADLRASMADHQTALVSVSAEVARSYILYRTVQKQLAIAETNVAIQRESLRIATARFNYGATSERDMRQALSLLRDTEARIPNLAHSLRETRNALCVLLGKAPQDISARLGDAPIPTAPTHVAVGIPADLLRRRPDVHKALATAAGQCARLGVAKADFYPAFTLGGFVGFTASNVGAFGLGDTFSNGFTAYGGPGLSLPLFNYGRIVSNVRAQDARFQQSLTSYRETVLVALRETEDAIDRFIQAQGRTALLTESASDAARSMQLALIQYQEGSTDFTTVLTAARDLATREDALAAAKGEICQSLVAMFKALGGGWHKLPGDVFIPVNALREMRERTHWGSLLEEDAPPASEGIRLPDM, from the coding sequence ATGCCCGAAAGCCCTCACCGCCCGCATCCTGACAGGAGCCCTTCAGGTCGCCATAGCACCTTTACCCGCCTTCTTCGCGCCTGCCTGACACCCGTTCTTCTGCTCACCCTTCTGACAGCCTGCGCCAAAGTGGGGCCGGACTTCAGCGCCCCCGGGGGGGACGTCCCCGACGTCTGGCAGGATGCCTCACATCCTGTGGCATCCTCCGATGCGGATGTGGACGGAACGTGGTGGAACACCTTCAATGACCCGGTGCTGGACAGCCTCGTCACGGAAGCGCGTAGCGCGAACCTGTCACTTCACCTTGCGGCGTTGCGCGTCTTCGAAGCCCGTGCGCGTCTGGGGGCGGCGGTCGGCAACCTCTACCCGCAAACGCAACAGGGGACTGGCGGTCTCACGTGGACACACCCCAGCGACAGGGCGCCCACAGCCCCGCAGCCGACGACGGGGCGCGACAACCCCGACTATGTACAGACGAGCGCAGGTCTCGATGTCGCCTGGGAACTCGACTTCTGGGGCAAATTCCGCAGGGGCATCGAGGCCGCAGATGCGGACCTGCGCGCGTCGATGGCAGACCATCAGACCGCGCTGGTATCCGTCTCCGCCGAAGTCGCCCGTTCCTACATCCTGTACCGCACGGTGCAGAAACAGCTTGCCATCGCGGAGACCAACGTGGCCATCCAGCGCGAGAGTCTGCGCATCGCCACGGCCCGCTTCAATTACGGCGCCACCAGCGAACGCGACATGCGACAGGCCCTCTCGCTGCTACGCGACACCGAGGCGCGCATCCCCAATCTTGCCCACTCTCTCCGCGAGACCCGCAATGCGCTTTGCGTGCTGCTTGGCAAGGCCCCGCAGGATATCAGCGCACGACTCGGAGACGCGCCCATACCCACCGCCCCAACACACGTCGCGGTGGGCATACCCGCCGACCTGTTGCGGCGGCGACCCGACGTACACAAGGCCCTCGCCACAGCCGCAGGGCAATGCGCACGACTCGGCGTGGCCAAGGCCGATTTCTACCCGGCCTTCACACTGGGCGGCTTCGTCGGGTTCACAGCCAGCAATGTCGGGGCGTTCGGGCTTGGAGACACGTTCTCGAACGGCTTCACCGCGTATGGGGGGCCCGGACTTTCCCTGCCCCTGTTCAACTACGGACGCATTGTCAGCAACGTACGCGCGCAGGACGCCCGGTTCCAGCAGTCACTGACAAGCTATCGGGAGACCGTACTGGTGGCCCTTCGTGAGACGGAGGACGCCATAGACAGGTTCATTCAGGCGCAGGGCCGTACGGCACTGCTGACCGAAAGCGCATCCGACGCCGCACGGTCCATGCAACTGGCCCTCATCCAGTATCAGGAAGGTTCCACCGATTTCACCACCGTGCTCACCGCAGCGCGCGACCTCGCAACCAGAGAAGACGCCCTCGCCGCGGCCAAAGGCGAAATCTGCCAGAGCCTCGTCGCCATGTTCAAGGCACTGGGAGGAGGCTGGCACAAGCTTCCCGGCGACGTCTTCATTCCCGTCAACGCCCTCCGTGAGATGCGTGAACGCACACACTGGGGCTCACTGCTTGAAGAGGATGCCCCACCAGCGAGTGAGGGCATCAGGCTACCCGACATGTAG
- a CDS encoding efflux RND transporter periplasmic adaptor subunit, which translates to MLRRHTISRAVHIALLALATATGIYGCDSRNAYVPPPPPKVTVGAPHVGPVTEYMEFSGTIAAVESVDITARVTGTLRSAQFRDGSTVHKGDPLFIIEPEPYQAALQRAEAELEVQQAALARAETELARSRKLLTEKAGSETDVVKWQQQRDSAKANISRAKAQIETARIDLGYTRITAPFDGQISRRFADPGNVVGPGAVTRLATIVRRDQVHVYFNINERDLLRLMAERPKPKTASAPTMPLELALADEDGFPHAGKLDYADPGVDPATGTMQLRGLFPNPSGRLLPGLFARIRVAVGQSDKAMMVPDRAIGQDQSGSYVIIVNAQNIAEQRAVVLGPLHEGYRVVSKGLSAEDRVVVNGIQRARPGSPVDPTPAPDTGQPAGKPAS; encoded by the coding sequence ATGTTGCGCCGCCACACCATTTCAAGAGCCGTCCACATTGCTCTTCTGGCCCTTGCCACCGCCACGGGCATCTACGGTTGCGACTCGCGCAACGCCTATGTGCCGCCTCCTCCGCCCAAGGTGACCGTCGGGGCGCCCCATGTGGGCCCCGTGACCGAGTACATGGAGTTCAGCGGCACCATCGCCGCTGTCGAATCCGTGGACATCACGGCGCGCGTGACCGGTACCCTCCGGTCGGCCCAGTTCCGCGATGGCTCCACTGTGCATAAGGGTGACCCGTTGTTCATCATCGAGCCGGAACCCTATCAGGCGGCCCTGCAGCGGGCAGAAGCCGAACTCGAAGTGCAGCAGGCAGCATTGGCGCGGGCCGAAACCGAACTGGCACGCAGCCGCAAACTGCTGACAGAGAAGGCCGGTTCGGAGACCGACGTGGTGAAATGGCAACAGCAGCGCGACAGCGCCAAGGCGAACATCAGCCGGGCCAAGGCACAGATAGAGACCGCACGCATCGACCTCGGCTACACCCGCATCACTGCGCCGTTCGATGGGCAGATAAGCCGCAGGTTCGCAGACCCCGGCAACGTCGTCGGCCCCGGGGCCGTGACCCGGTTGGCAACCATCGTCCGGCGTGACCAGGTGCATGTCTATTTCAACATCAACGAACGTGACCTCCTCCGGCTCATGGCTGAACGCCCCAAGCCGAAGACGGCTAGCGCGCCCACCATGCCGCTCGAGCTTGCACTCGCCGATGAAGACGGCTTTCCGCATGCGGGCAAGCTGGACTACGCAGACCCCGGCGTCGACCCCGCGACAGGCACGATGCAGTTGCGCGGCCTGTTCCCCAACCCTTCAGGCCGGTTGCTACCGGGCCTGTTCGCCCGGATACGCGTGGCCGTGGGCCAAAGCGACAAGGCCATGATGGTGCCGGACCGTGCCATCGGGCAAGACCAGTCGGGCAGCTACGTCATCATCGTCAACGCACAGAACATCGCAGAGCAACGAGCCGTCGTCCTTGGGCCGCTGCACGAGGGCTACCGCGTGGTCAGCAAGGGTTTGAGCGCAGAGGACAGGGTCGTGGTCAATGGCATCCAGCGCGCCCGCCCCGGAAGCCCTGTCGACCCGACCCCCGCCCCGGACACAGGACAGCCCGCAGGCAAGCCCGCCAGCTAG
- a CDS encoding efflux RND transporter permease subunit yields MFAKFFIDRPILANVIGIVLILIGVVSVMLLPISQYPEITPPTVEVKAIYPGSNSLVLADTVGAPIEQEVNGVEGMLYMSSKSANDGTYTLTITFALGTNIDMATVLVQNRVNVAMARLPDEVKRQGVTVKKKSTAILQVVTLTSPDGSYDDLFLSNFASLRIRDELARIPGVGEATVFGAASYSMRVWLDAPRLKSMGLTTKDVVNAISEQNVQVAAGQIGAQPAPDTQNFQFTVQTQGRLSNVEEFEDIIIRTATSGPAGRVVRVRDVARVELGGQTYDLYAQKNGKPAALVIIYQLPGANALDVAQQVNARMKTLGNDFPQGVAWDVPYDTTRFVEAAIEQVYHTLFEAAVLVLAVILIFLQDWRATLVPASVVPITILGGFMAMMGLGFSVNLVTLFGIILAIGIVVDDAIIVVEGAAHHMEHGDPAREATIKAMMQLFGPIIGITLVLSCVFIPASFMSGITGQLYRQFALVIASTALVSALLAATLTPAQCALFLKPIVPGRNAFYRGFNKSYDAVENLFVTILRTMVRHAKTTMLVFVGLITATFWAFTSLPTGFLPDEDQGYALVAVQLPGAASQARTREVTTRLDAIFSETQGVADWITFGGMSILNGANTSNSATVFVMYKDWSERGALTQERIVADLRRKVASIQEGMVIVVTPPPIQGLGNAGGFEMMVQDRAALGAQQLETVAYSMMAAARGQSGLGNVSTTYNARTPQLFVNVDRTQVKNYDVQLNDVFSTMQSYLGSSYVNDFNKFGKTYQVRVQADSRYRLTAEDIGRLEVRNAQGGMVPLGAVTDVKDVVGPDVVTRYNLYPAASLIGAAAPGFSSGQALALMEDMARKTLPQSMGFEWTTMAYQEKATGNEAFAVFGFAVLLVFLVLAAQYESWSAPAAIIMVVPLALLGTSIAVATRGMDNNVYTQIGIVLLIALASKNAILIVEFARELRLQKGMSIQDAAVEGARARFRPILMTSFAFILGVVPLLTASGAGSASQRALGTAVFGGMLASTFLAVLFVPVFFTVIQTLSEGLSRQSSPSQKNINHK; encoded by the coding sequence ATGTTCGCGAAATTCTTCATCGACCGCCCCATTCTGGCTAACGTCATCGGCATCGTGCTCATTCTCATCGGCGTCGTATCGGTCATGCTGCTACCCATTTCGCAGTATCCTGAAATCACGCCCCCCACGGTCGAAGTAAAGGCCATCTATCCGGGCTCGAACTCGCTGGTACTCGCCGACACCGTCGGGGCCCCTATAGAACAGGAGGTCAACGGCGTCGAAGGCATGCTCTACATGTCCTCCAAGAGTGCCAACGACGGAACCTACACCCTGACGATCACCTTCGCCCTCGGAACCAACATCGACATGGCGACCGTGCTCGTCCAGAACCGCGTCAACGTGGCCATGGCGCGCCTGCCCGACGAGGTGAAACGACAGGGCGTAACGGTCAAGAAGAAGTCGACCGCCATCCTTCAGGTTGTCACACTCACCTCGCCGGACGGATCATACGACGACCTCTTCCTGAGCAACTTCGCATCACTGCGCATCAGGGACGAGCTTGCCCGCATACCGGGCGTGGGCGAAGCGACGGTGTTCGGCGCCGCAAGCTATTCGATGCGTGTCTGGCTTGATGCGCCCCGGCTCAAGAGCATGGGGCTCACGACAAAGGACGTGGTCAACGCCATCAGCGAACAGAACGTTCAGGTCGCTGCGGGCCAGATAGGCGCACAGCCCGCGCCCGACACCCAGAACTTCCAGTTCACGGTGCAGACGCAGGGCCGTCTGTCCAATGTCGAGGAATTCGAGGACATCATCATCCGGACGGCGACATCCGGGCCTGCGGGGCGTGTCGTACGGGTGCGCGACGTGGCGCGCGTCGAACTCGGCGGGCAGACATACGACCTCTACGCACAGAAGAACGGCAAACCTGCGGCACTCGTCATCATCTATCAGCTGCCGGGTGCCAACGCGCTGGATGTGGCACAACAGGTCAACGCACGCATGAAGACCCTCGGCAACGACTTCCCGCAGGGGGTCGCATGGGATGTCCCCTACGACACGACGCGATTCGTCGAAGCCGCCATCGAACAGGTCTACCACACACTTTTCGAAGCAGCGGTGCTCGTTCTCGCCGTCATACTCATCTTCCTGCAGGACTGGCGTGCGACGCTGGTTCCGGCATCCGTCGTGCCCATCACCATCCTCGGTGGTTTCATGGCCATGATGGGCCTCGGTTTTTCGGTGAACCTCGTCACGCTCTTCGGCATCATACTCGCCATCGGCATCGTGGTTGACGACGCCATCATCGTCGTCGAGGGCGCCGCGCACCACATGGAACATGGCGACCCCGCGCGCGAGGCCACCATCAAGGCCATGATGCAACTCTTCGGCCCCATCATCGGCATCACACTGGTGCTGTCGTGCGTGTTCATCCCCGCATCGTTCATGTCCGGCATCACCGGGCAACTCTACAGGCAATTCGCCCTCGTCATCGCATCGACAGCCCTCGTCAGCGCCCTGCTTGCCGCCACCCTCACCCCGGCACAGTGCGCCCTCTTCCTCAAACCCATCGTGCCGGGTCGCAACGCCTTCTACCGCGGGTTCAACAAGTCCTACGATGCCGTCGAGAACCTGTTCGTCACGATTCTGCGCACCATGGTGCGGCATGCGAAGACCACCATGCTCGTCTTCGTCGGCCTCATCACGGCCACCTTCTGGGCGTTCACCTCGCTACCCACGGGGTTCCTGCCCGACGAGGACCAGGGCTATGCCCTTGTGGCGGTGCAGCTGCCCGGTGCCGCATCACAGGCCCGTACGCGCGAGGTGACCACCAGACTCGACGCCATCTTCTCCGAGACGCAGGGGGTCGCAGACTGGATAACCTTTGGCGGCATGTCCATCCTGAACGGCGCCAACACCTCCAACTCCGCCACGGTGTTCGTCATGTACAAGGACTGGAGCGAACGCGGGGCACTCACGCAGGAGAGAATCGTCGCCGACCTGCGTCGCAAGGTCGCGTCCATTCAGGAAGGGATGGTGATTGTCGTGACGCCGCCCCCCATACAGGGACTGGGCAACGCTGGCGGATTCGAAATGATGGTGCAGGACCGGGCGGCGCTGGGGGCCCAGCAACTTGAGACCGTGGCCTACTCGATGATGGCGGCTGCACGGGGACAGTCGGGCCTTGGCAATGTCTCGACGACATACAACGCCCGCACACCGCAGCTTTTCGTCAACGTGGACCGTACGCAGGTCAAGAACTACGACGTGCAACTCAATGACGTCTTCAGCACGATGCAGTCCTACCTCGGCTCATCCTATGTCAACGACTTCAACAAGTTCGGAAAGACATATCAGGTCCGGGTGCAGGCAGACAGCCGTTACCGCCTCACCGCAGAGGACATCGGTCGCCTCGAAGTGCGCAACGCACAGGGCGGCATGGTGCCTCTGGGCGCGGTGACCGACGTGAAGGATGTCGTCGGACCCGACGTGGTCACCCGCTACAATCTCTACCCTGCGGCCTCCCTGATAGGCGCCGCCGCACCGGGATTCAGTTCGGGCCAAGCCCTCGCCCTGATGGAAGACATGGCCCGCAAGACCCTGCCGCAGTCGATGGGATTCGAATGGACGACCATGGCCTATCAGGAGAAGGCGACGGGCAACGAAGCCTTCGCCGTTTTCGGCTTCGCCGTGCTGCTCGTCTTTCTCGTGCTGGCGGCCCAGTACGAAAGCTGGTCTGCGCCAGCCGCCATCATCATGGTCGTTCCGCTGGCCCTGCTGGGAACCAGCATCGCCGTTGCGACGCGTGGCATGGACAACAACGTGTACACCCAGATAGGCATCGTGCTTCTCATCGCACTGGCGAGCAAGAACGCCATCCTCATCGTCGAATTCGCCCGTGAACTCCGCCTGCAGAAGGGCATGTCCATTCAGGATGCCGCAGTCGAGGGGGCCCGCGCGAGGTTCCGCCCCATTCTCATGACCTCGTTCGCCTTCATTCTTGGCGTCGTTCCCCTGCTCACCGCCTCCGGCGCCGGTTCGGCAAGCCAGCGAGCGCTCGGCACGGCGGTCTTCGGAGGCATGCTGGCATCGACATTCCTTGCCGTGCTCTTCGTCCCGGTCTTCTTCACTGTCATCCAGACCTTGAGCGAAGGCCTTTCGCGTCAATCGTCACCCAGCCAGAAGAACATCAACCACAAGTGA
- a CDS encoding DUF3313 domain-containing protein, which yields MNRTAYIGCALLMSLALALTACAAHKMESKPSGFLRDYQGLSKGRDDQAGLIWIKPGIKAGDYDGIVIDRVQTWIKSDTTFKGVDAKELDALTTFFSDALVREVGKVMPIVAKPGPKTLVLRTAITDIVPSNPVTGTLSSIVPIGIVASGATAAVTGEHIGVGEAAIEMELLDGATGSRLAAAVDRRSGTKAPFRGSLTDAEDACNYWAQLVGKRLAEFKNGTLRP from the coding sequence ATGAACAGGACTGCATACATCGGCTGCGCCCTTCTCATGAGTCTGGCACTTGCACTGACCGCATGCGCCGCCCACAAGATGGAAAGCAAACCTTCCGGCTTTCTCCGTGACTATCAGGGCCTTTCAAAAGGACGAGATGATCAGGCGGGGCTGATATGGATCAAGCCCGGCATCAAGGCAGGCGACTACGACGGCATCGTCATCGACAGGGTCCAGACATGGATCAAATCGGATACCACATTCAAGGGTGTAGACGCCAAGGAACTTGATGCCCTCACGACATTCTTCAGCGATGCCCTCGTCCGCGAAGTAGGCAAGGTCATGCCCATCGTCGCGAAGCCCGGCCCGAAGACCCTTGTACTGCGTACTGCCATCACGGACATCGTGCCCAGCAATCCCGTCACCGGAACACTCTCGTCCATCGTGCCCATCGGCATCGTCGCCTCCGGTGCCACGGCGGCGGTCACCGGCGAACACATCGGCGTTGGCGAGGCGGCAATCGAGATGGAGTTGCTGGACGGCGCGACGGGCAGCCGCCTTGCAGCTGCGGTAGACCGACGTAGCGGCACGAAGGCACCCTTCCGCGGGTCGCTGACCGACGCCGAGGATGCATGCAATTACTGGGCGCAACTCGTCGGCAAACGCCTTGCCGAGTTCAAGAATGGCACGTTGCGCCCATAG
- a CDS encoding HPP family protein: protein MRHYFGKMRGCGRSQCAADPLEAAWSFIGAICGIGLVAWLCEHLASPSDGAILIGSFGASAVLAYGAPAGPLSQPRNLVGGHVLSALVGVATWQALGGTPWLAAAVAVGTAIALMHMTGTLHPPGGATALIAVTGSPAIHDLGYGYVVAPVGAGAFIILGVALVINNIPKHRRYPQHWW from the coding sequence GTGAGACACTACTTCGGAAAGATGCGTGGCTGCGGGCGCAGCCAGTGCGCGGCAGACCCTCTTGAAGCCGCGTGGTCGTTCATCGGGGCCATCTGCGGCATCGGACTCGTGGCGTGGCTGTGTGAACATCTGGCCTCCCCCTCGGACGGTGCGATTCTCATCGGTTCGTTCGGTGCCTCTGCCGTGCTGGCCTACGGTGCGCCTGCGGGCCCTCTTTCACAGCCGCGCAACCTCGTGGGGGGGCATGTGCTTTCAGCATTGGTCGGCGTGGCCACGTGGCAGGCGCTGGGTGGCACACCCTGGCTTGCGGCTGCGGTTGCCGTGGGTACGGCCATCGCCCTCATGCACATGACGGGCACACTCCATCCCCCCGGAGGTGCGACGGCCCTCATCGCCGTGACGGGAAGCCCGGCAATCCACGACCTCGGGTACGGGTACGTCGTGGCCCCAGTGGGTGCCGGTGCATTCATCATTCTGGGGGTGGCCCTTGTCATCAACAACATCCCGAAGCACAGGCGCTACCCGCAGCACTGGTGGTGA
- a CDS encoding phenylacetate--CoA ligase family protein, with the protein MTRKDRTEGIYSRREVLDESERRQYYLIQLKDLLAYAYRYSEDVKKRFDRAQFSVEKFKTLSDLKHIPILKKKELIFLQSMGPRLGGLLTKDLGELKRIFLSPGPIFDPEDRADDYWGYTEAFYSVGFRPGDLSQITFNYHLAPAGLMFEEPLRNLGCAVVPAGPSDASTQLDIMQKLRVSGYVGTPSYLMHLAQKAEEKGLNLRKDLFLEVAFVTGERLSEKMRAQLEKKFDMVMRQGYGTADVGCIGYECFHKTGLHIANRCFVEICHPDTGIPLKDGEVGEIVVTAFNKTYPLIRLATGDLSYIDRSPCLCGRTSPRLGSIVGRVDTTARIKGMFVYPHQVEQVMSRFEEVKRWQIEVTNPGGIDEMTLLIEASNFRREDELLHQFREKIKLRPDLKILTPGTLPPQIRPIEDKRVWD; encoded by the coding sequence ATGACCCGCAAAGACCGCACAGAAGGCATCTACAGCCGCCGTGAAGTGCTCGACGAGAGCGAGCGCAGGCAATACTACCTCATCCAGCTCAAAGACCTGCTGGCCTACGCCTACCGCTACTCCGAGGACGTGAAGAAGCGTTTCGACCGCGCCCAGTTCAGCGTGGAGAAGTTCAAGACGCTGTCTGACCTCAAGCACATCCCCATCCTCAAGAAGAAGGAACTCATCTTCCTTCAGTCTATGGGGCCGCGTCTGGGCGGTCTGCTCACCAAGGACCTTGGCGAGCTCAAGCGCATATTCCTCTCCCCCGGCCCCATATTCGACCCCGAAGACCGCGCCGACGACTACTGGGGCTACACCGAGGCCTTCTATTCCGTGGGCTTCCGTCCCGGCGACCTGTCGCAGATCACCTTCAACTACCACCTCGCCCCGGCGGGCCTGATGTTCGAAGAGCCTCTGCGCAACCTCGGCTGCGCCGTGGTGCCCGCGGGCCCCTCCGACGCCAGCACCCAGCTCGACATCATGCAGAAGCTGCGCGTCTCCGGCTACGTGGGCACGCCCAGCTACCTCATGCACCTCGCCCAGAAGGCAGAGGAGAAGGGCCTCAACCTGCGCAAGGACCTCTTCCTCGAAGTGGCGTTCGTCACCGGCGAACGCCTGTCCGAGAAGATGCGCGCCCAGCTCGAGAAGAAGTTCGACATGGTCATGCGTCAGGGCTACGGCACCGCCGACGTGGGCTGCATCGGCTACGAATGCTTCCACAAGACCGGCCTGCACATCGCCAACCGCTGCTTCGTCGAGATATGCCACCCCGACACCGGCATTCCGCTGAAGGACGGCGAAGTGGGTGAGATCGTCGTCACCGCCTTCAACAAGACCTATCCGCTCATCCGTCTCGCCACCGGCGACCTGTCGTACATCGACCGCTCGCCCTGCCTCTGCGGGCGCACCAGCCCCCGTCTCGGCAGCATCGTGGGCCGTGTCGACACCACCGCCCGCATCAAGGGCATGTTCGTCTACCCGCATCAGGTCGAGCAGGTCATGTCGCGTTTCGAAGAGGTGAAGCGCTGGCAGATCGAAGTCACCAACCCCGGCGGCATCGACGAGATGACCCTGCTCATCGAAGCCAGCAACTTCCGTCGCGAAGACGAGCTGCTCCACCAGTTCCGCGAGAAGATCAAGCTGCGCCCCGACCTCAAGATCCTCACGCCCGGCACCCTGCCGCCGCAGATTCGTCCCATCGAGGACAAGCGCGTATGGGACTAG